A window of the Ardenticatenales bacterium genome harbors these coding sequences:
- a CDS encoding CHRD domain-containing protein yields MISRNRLIHTRFTHLVVPFSLFLLLFLLAAQARQVGQAQAVALPASQCVSFSFTLSGAEEVPPNGSPATGNGVVVIDTVLNQLSYNISYAGLQGTETAAHIHGFAPPGTNAGILYPLPAGNPKIGSITYTEDQEANLLAGLSYVNIHTTAFPGGEIRGQIDDPLIGCGTPTPTPTPQPTMTPTPPPCDPTAVNVTYNPLTASYATGDTGKYFRIFLYNPTNAQTMTLFQTNLPACYTNTINTAFNVPQGLYACAFLYDTTTQNLTLDCTPN; encoded by the coding sequence ATGATCTCGCGGAATCGCTTGATTCATACCCGTTTCACGCATTTAGTTGTCCCCTTTTCTCTTTTCTTGCTCCTTTTTTTGCTTGCCGCTCAAGCGCGCCAGGTAGGCCAGGCGCAGGCGGTGGCGCTGCCGGCATCTCAGTGTGTTTCCTTCTCCTTTACTCTCAGCGGCGCGGAGGAAGTGCCGCCCAATGGCAGCCCGGCCACCGGCAATGGCGTGGTTGTCATTGACACGGTCTTGAACCAGTTGAGCTATAACATCAGCTACGCCGGCTTGCAGGGTACGGAGACCGCCGCCCACATTCATGGATTTGCGCCGCCGGGAACAAATGCCGGCATTCTCTACCCCCTTCCTGCCGGCAATCCCAAAATCGGCAGCATCACCTACACCGAAGACCAGGAAGCCAACCTCCTCGCCGGCCTCTCCTACGTCAACATTCATACCACCGCCTTCCCCGGCGGCGAAATTCGCGGCCAGATCGACGATCCCCTCATCGGCTGCGGCACGCCCACGCCAACCCCCACGCCCCAACCCACCATGACGCCCACCCCGCCCCCCTGCGACCCCACCGCCGTCAACGTTACCTACAATCCCCTCACCGCCAGCTACGCCACCGGCGACACGGGCAAATACTTCCGCATCTTCCTCTACAACCCCACCAACGCCCAAACCATGACCTTGTTCCAGACAAACCTGCCCGCCTGTTACACCAACACCATCAACACCGCCTTCAACGTCCCCCAGGGCCTCTACGCCTGCGCCTTCCTCTACGACACCACCACGCAAAATCTGACGCTGGACTGCACACCAAACTAA
- a CDS encoding Ig-like domain-containing protein: MSASKARRLLLVLVLAILGTALLFMRSGPTTETVARQQALQSFAPVGASNDNADAQPAAGTEQVSPIVVNLADIPANVYDPNNQYDRWQRGEIDLAEHEGIVSAAALEAMQAESRKLPPAAGISQAVTGPGLDAPNAGISFASLDYTQCCGGGGNVPPDPELAAGPNHLIAVVNVAFQIYNTSGTALTGPITFASFMSADPNCTGVFDPNVLYDESADRFILGIDANGTDYCLAVSQSGNPTGSWYLYSFSTVSGRRDFFDYPHAGVGRDAIYMGANIFRGNQFKEGRVWAFDKAAMYAGASASAVSVGLGVAEDTPQPLNLHGWAQGTWPSSGPHYFLTETNYNGRDYTVFSWNDPFGANNFSAVGTVDLQAATGVTAGMPLDVPQSGGSNVQANDFRPQDFEYRNGYGWTVQTIACNPGSGTVDCIRWAQINPATATVVDAGVYASNGQYRFFGDLAANHCNDMVVGYTKSSTSMFPAVWYTGRESGDPAGTLQAEAQLKAGEITYTAFDSVPRRWGDYTEMTIGPDGVTFWYLGEYSKNTGTSNGRWGTYIGSFNYPNCSGGPLPTPTPPAPTPTAPPPTPSPTPDPNSTMHVGDLDGSSTPANRGRWNATVTITVHDAGDSPLANATVSGDWSGGASGSDSCTTDGNGQCSVSKNNIKGNQSSVTFTVTSVTEGTHTYNANANHDPDGDSNGTAITVLQP; this comes from the coding sequence ATGTCCGCTTCAAAAGCCCGTCGCCTTCTGCTTGTGTTGGTTCTCGCCATCCTGGGAACCGCACTCCTGTTCATGCGCTCTGGTCCGACTACGGAAACGGTCGCCCGCCAGCAGGCGTTGCAATCATTTGCTCCCGTGGGGGCGAGCAACGACAATGCCGATGCGCAGCCTGCTGCCGGCACGGAACAAGTGTCGCCCATCGTCGTAAATCTGGCGGACATTCCCGCTAATGTGTATGACCCAAACAATCAATATGATCGCTGGCAGCGAGGTGAAATTGACCTGGCCGAACATGAGGGGATCGTCAGCGCGGCAGCCCTGGAAGCCATGCAGGCCGAATCGCGCAAGCTGCCACCGGCGGCGGGGATCAGCCAGGCTGTCACTGGGCCGGGGTTGGATGCGCCCAATGCCGGCATTAGCTTCGCCAGCCTCGACTACACCCAATGTTGCGGCGGCGGCGGCAACGTCCCTCCCGACCCCGAACTGGCGGCTGGCCCCAACCACCTCATCGCCGTCGTTAACGTCGCCTTCCAAATCTACAACACCAGCGGGACCGCGCTCACCGGTCCCATCACGTTTGCCAGTTTCATGAGCGCCGATCCCAACTGCACCGGCGTCTTCGACCCCAACGTCCTCTACGACGAATCCGCCGACCGCTTCATTTTGGGAATCGACGCCAATGGCACGGACTATTGCCTGGCCGTTTCCCAATCCGGAAACCCCACCGGCTCCTGGTATCTCTACTCTTTTAGCACCGTCTCCGGGCGGCGCGACTTCTTCGACTATCCCCACGCCGGCGTAGGCCGCGACGCCATCTACATGGGGGCCAACATCTTCCGCGGCAATCAGTTCAAAGAAGGTCGCGTTTGGGCCTTTGACAAAGCCGCTATGTATGCCGGCGCATCCGCCAGCGCCGTGAGCGTCGGCCTGGGCGTTGCCGAGGACACGCCCCAGCCGCTCAATCTGCACGGTTGGGCACAGGGAACCTGGCCCAGCAGCGGCCCGCACTATTTCCTCACGGAAACCAACTACAATGGACGCGACTACACCGTCTTTTCCTGGAACGATCCTTTTGGCGCGAACAACTTTAGCGCCGTCGGAACCGTCGATTTGCAGGCAGCCACCGGTGTAACTGCCGGCATGCCTCTCGACGTCCCCCAATCAGGCGGCAGCAATGTACAGGCCAACGACTTCCGCCCGCAAGACTTTGAGTATCGCAATGGTTATGGTTGGACCGTGCAAACGATTGCCTGCAACCCCGGTAGCGGCACAGTAGACTGCATCCGTTGGGCGCAAATCAATCCCGCCACGGCCACCGTCGTGGATGCGGGCGTCTACGCCAGTAATGGGCAGTACCGCTTCTTCGGCGATCTGGCGGCCAACCACTGCAATGACATGGTCGTCGGCTACACCAAATCCAGCACCAGCATGTTCCCCGCCGTCTGGTACACCGGGCGAGAAAGCGGCGATCCTGCCGGCACGCTCCAGGCGGAAGCGCAACTCAAAGCAGGTGAAATCACCTATACCGCCTTCGACAGCGTACCCCGCCGCTGGGGCGACTATACGGAAATGACCATTGGCCCCGATGGCGTCACGTTCTGGTATCTGGGTGAATACAGCAAGAATACGGGAACCAGCAACGGGCGCTGGGGTACTTACATTGGCTCATTCAACTACCCCAATTGCAGTGGAGGCCCGCTGCCCACGCCCACCCCGCCGGCGCCAACCCCCACCGCCCCGCCGCCCACGCCCTCACCCACGCCCGATCCCAACAGCACGATGCACGTGGGCGACCTGGATGGCAGCAGCACGCCGGCCAATCGCGGTCGCTGGAACGCCACCGTCACCATCACCGTTCACGACGCCGGCGATTCGCCTCTGGCGAATGCCACGGTCTCCGGCGATTGGAGTGGGGGCGCGTCTGGCTCAGACTCCTGCACCACCGATGGCAACGGGCAATGCTCCGTGAGCAAAAACAATATCAAAGGGAACCAGAGCAGCGTCACCTTCACCGTCACATCCGTGACGGAAGGCACGCACACCTACAACGCCAACGCCAACCATGATCCTGATGGCGACAGCAACGGCACGGCCATCACCGTTTTGCAGCCGTAA